Proteins encoded in a region of the Spiribacter sp. 1M189 genome:
- a CDS encoding MotA/TolQ/ExbB proton channel family protein, with the protein MWELISAGGWVMAPIIACSILAVAIIAERLWVLRGSRVAPAHLVPEVWRLHTVSGLDSVALRRLRAGSPLGRVIAAGISHAHQPRGEMLERIEEVGRIEALGLERYLNTLGTIAAITPLLGLLGTVIGMIDVFSTIDATGLGDNRALAGGIGEALVTTGAGLTVAIPTVVAHRYLRGRVNRLIVAIEREALKLAEVVSRNATAGGKA; encoded by the coding sequence GTGTGGGAACTGATCAGCGCCGGCGGTTGGGTGATGGCCCCGATCATCGCCTGCTCCATTCTGGCGGTCGCCATCATCGCCGAGCGTCTCTGGGTTCTGCGCGGGTCGCGGGTCGCGCCGGCCCATCTGGTCCCCGAGGTCTGGCGCCTGCATACGGTCAGCGGGCTGGATTCGGTAGCGCTGCGTCGCCTGCGTGCCGGCTCTCCCCTGGGGCGGGTCATCGCCGCCGGAATCAGCCATGCCCACCAGCCTCGTGGCGAAATGCTGGAGCGCATCGAGGAAGTCGGCCGAATCGAAGCGCTGGGACTTGAGCGATACCTGAATACGCTGGGTACGATCGCGGCCATCACACCGTTGCTTGGACTGCTGGGCACAGTGATCGGCATGATTGATGTCTTCAGCACCATTGATGCGACTGGCCTTGGCGACAATCGTGCCCTCGCCGGAGGGATCGGCGAGGCGCTTGTCACCACCGGTGCGGGTCTGACGGTGGCCATCCCGACGGTGGTTGCCCATCGCTATCTCAGGGGGCGCGTCAACCGCCTGATCGTTGCCATCGAGCGCGAGGCGCTCAAGCTCGCCGAGGTCGTCAGCCGCAACGCAACCGCCGGAGGCAAGGCTTGA
- a CDS encoding ExbD/TolR family protein — translation MRLPTREPDTPDINLTPLIDVVFLMLVFFVVSTTFIEDQALQVTLPVADATGEVKRTPVVVSIAADGRIQINGAPVPETSAGLSQALEAVLAGRTGRDAVLLIRADRRVPHGEVTRIMSKAGRLGFSTVSIATARESTAP, via the coding sequence TTGAGACTGCCCACACGCGAACCGGATACGCCGGATATCAACCTGACCCCATTGATCGATGTCGTCTTCCTGATGCTGGTGTTCTTTGTCGTGAGCACGACATTCATCGAGGATCAGGCCCTGCAAGTCACGCTGCCGGTCGCCGATGCCACGGGAGAAGTCAAGCGGACGCCGGTGGTTGTGAGCATCGCCGCGGATGGCCGCATCCAGATCAATGGCGCGCCAGTGCCGGAGACGTCGGCGGGTCTGAGCCAGGCGCTTGAAGCGGTCCTCGCCGGCCGGACGGGCCGCGATGCCGTGCTGCTGATCCGGGCCGATCGCCGCGTTCCGCACGGCGAGGTGACACGCATCATGAGTAAGGCCGGGCGGCTCGGCTTCAGTACCGTCAGCATCGCCACGGCAAGGGAATCCACAGCCCCATGA
- the msbA gene encoding lipid A export permease/ATP-binding protein MsbA, whose protein sequence is MTTAPKTAETPSSLQIYRRLLGYVLVHWRIAMIAVAGMIVTGGSEAGFAWLVKPMLDSGFVERDPAVLRLIPLGVLGIFLIRGLSSFAAQYGTAWISRRVIAQLRAEVFDRLLTLPRRYFDDASSGMLLSRLTYNVEQVAQAGTNAMVIIIRDSATVIFLLGYMAWLSWQLTLTFMLLGPVVIGVVLYVSKRFRRLSHKIQHSVGSIAYVAEEAIEGSDEVRIFGAQDQERARFDEANQRNTRQFMKFAGTQALSTPVVQFCAALALSIVVWLATLEGSVTTVSVGTFVSFITAMMLLLQPLKRLTKVHAEIQRGIAAGESIFEIIDENPEHDQGSHAPTRVEGRIRFEGVNFAYESAGERVLHGIDLDIRAGETVALVGRSGSGKTTLVNLLPRFYEPSNGAIRLDDVPLADYRLSALRRQLALVGQQVVLFNASIAENIAYGQDPMPSRDAIVAAAEAANARAFIEALPNGFDTAIGENGVLLSGGQRQRLAIARALLKDAPILILDEATSALDSESEQHIQSALAHLIEGRTTLVIAHRLSTIERADRIVVLDGGRIVEQGSHAELLGRKGAYAALHRLQFRQRPERAHGD, encoded by the coding sequence ATGACCACGGCGCCAAAGACCGCGGAGACCCCGTCTTCACTACAGATCTACCGCCGGCTTCTGGGCTATGTCCTGGTTCACTGGCGCATCGCCATGATTGCCGTGGCCGGCATGATCGTCACCGGCGGCAGCGAGGCCGGGTTTGCATGGCTGGTCAAGCCAATGCTCGACTCTGGCTTCGTCGAGCGCGATCCGGCGGTGCTTCGGCTCATTCCGCTCGGCGTGCTCGGCATCTTTCTGATCCGCGGCCTGAGCAGCTTTGCCGCCCAGTACGGGACGGCCTGGATCAGTCGCCGCGTTATCGCCCAGCTCCGTGCCGAGGTATTCGACCGGCTGCTCACGCTCCCGCGGCGGTATTTCGACGATGCCTCCTCGGGCATGCTCCTGTCGCGCCTGACCTACAACGTCGAGCAGGTTGCCCAGGCGGGCACCAACGCCATGGTGATCATCATCCGTGACAGCGCCACGGTGATCTTCCTGCTTGGCTACATGGCCTGGCTGAGCTGGCAGCTCACGCTTACCTTCATGCTGCTGGGGCCGGTGGTCATCGGGGTCGTGTTGTATGTCAGCAAGCGCTTCCGCCGGCTGAGCCACAAGATCCAGCATTCGGTGGGGAGCATCGCCTATGTGGCCGAGGAGGCCATCGAGGGCAGTGACGAGGTTCGTATATTCGGCGCCCAGGATCAGGAGCGGGCGCGATTCGACGAGGCCAACCAGCGCAATACCCGTCAGTTCATGAAATTCGCCGGCACTCAGGCGCTCAGTACGCCGGTGGTGCAGTTCTGCGCCGCGCTCGCCCTGTCCATCGTGGTCTGGCTTGCCACCCTGGAAGGCAGCGTGACCACCGTCAGTGTGGGGACCTTCGTGTCGTTCATCACGGCGATGATGCTGCTCCTCCAGCCGCTCAAGCGCCTGACCAAGGTGCATGCGGAAATCCAGCGCGGCATTGCGGCCGGGGAGAGCATTTTCGAGATCATCGACGAAAACCCGGAACACGACCAGGGCAGTCATGCGCCGACGCGTGTCGAAGGCCGTATCCGCTTCGAGGGCGTGAATTTTGCCTATGAATCCGCCGGCGAGCGGGTCCTGCACGGGATTGATCTGGACATCCGCGCCGGCGAGACCGTGGCATTGGTGGGCAGGTCCGGAAGCGGCAAGACCACACTGGTCAACCTCCTGCCTCGGTTCTATGAACCCAGCAACGGCGCCATCCGGCTCGATGATGTCCCCCTGGCGGATTATCGACTCTCCGCGCTCCGTCGCCAGCTCGCCCTGGTTGGCCAGCAGGTAGTCCTCTTCAACGCCAGCATCGCCGAGAACATCGCTTACGGACAGGATCCCATGCCCTCGCGTGATGCGATCGTTGCGGCCGCTGAGGCGGCCAATGCGCGGGCCTTCATCGAGGCGCTGCCGAACGGCTTTGACACGGCGATCGGAGAGAATGGCGTCCTGCTCTCGGGCGGGCAGCGCCAACGCCTGGCCATTGCCCGGGCGCTCCTTAAGGATGCCCCCATCCTGATCCTCGACGAAGCAACCTCGGCGCTCGATTCAGAATCCGAACAGCACATCCAGTCGGCGCTGGCGCACTTGATCGAAGGGCGCACCACACTGGTGATCGCCCATCGTCTGTCCACCATCGAGCGGGCTGATCGCATTGTCGTGCTGGATGGCGGCCGTATCGTGGAGCAGGGCAGTCACGCCGAGCTGCTAGGGCGAAAGGGTGCTTACGCGGCGCTCCACCGGCTGCAGTTCCGGCAGCGCCCCGAGAGGGCACATGGCGATTGA
- the lpxK gene encoding tetraacyldisaccharide 4'-kinase, with protein sequence MAIDRYPAFWDRNGVSAAMLSPLEWVFRRAVARRRARADAVAQWIDAPVVVVGNASVGGTGKTPLVLWLVEAAMALGFRPGIVLRGHRSSARGVVPVTADSDPTMVGDEAVLLARRTFRPVVIGADRVAAGRMLLETAAVDLVISDDGLQHYPLGRDVEIAVVDADRGHGNGRCLPAGPLREPLDRLNEVDLVLGNGRRMTEDGGMFEIVPGSLQALASSGGVGEPPAPGQAVHAVAGIGHPERFFATLSAMGFVIHAHPLGDHHHFRPEDLRFDDGAPVIVTEKDAVKCRALAPVNSWYLPVEARPDEATARRLKDLLELAQARSKNREAGS encoded by the coding sequence ATGGCGATTGATCGCTATCCGGCGTTCTGGGACCGCAATGGTGTCAGCGCGGCAATGCTCAGCCCCCTCGAATGGGTGTTCCGGCGGGCGGTCGCCCGCCGTCGCGCCCGTGCCGACGCCGTGGCGCAGTGGATTGATGCGCCGGTGGTCGTGGTCGGCAATGCCAGCGTCGGCGGGACTGGGAAAACGCCACTGGTGCTCTGGCTTGTCGAGGCCGCCATGGCCTTGGGGTTCCGGCCCGGCATTGTTCTACGGGGCCATCGCAGCAGCGCCCGCGGCGTTGTGCCGGTAACGGCCGACAGCGATCCAACCATGGTGGGCGATGAAGCCGTGCTCCTCGCCCGGCGGACGTTCCGCCCGGTGGTGATCGGCGCGGACCGTGTCGCTGCCGGGCGGATGCTGCTTGAGACCGCCGCGGTGGATCTGGTCATCAGCGATGACGGGTTGCAGCATTATCCCCTCGGCCGCGATGTGGAGATCGCCGTCGTCGATGCCGACCGCGGGCACGGCAACGGCCGCTGTCTGCCCGCCGGGCCGTTGCGCGAGCCACTGGACCGGTTGAACGAGGTCGACCTGGTGCTCGGCAACGGGCGGCGGATGACCGAGGATGGCGGGATGTTCGAGATCGTGCCCGGATCGCTGCAGGCGCTGGCGTCATCCGGCGGGGTCGGCGAGCCGCCGGCACCCGGCCAAGCGGTTCATGCCGTTGCCGGCATCGGCCATCCGGAGCGTTTCTTTGCCACGCTGAGTGCGATGGGGTTTGTCATCCATGCCCACCCACTCGGCGATCATCACCATTTCCGGCCCGAGGATCTGCGTTTCGATGACGGGGCGCCGGTCATCGTCACCGAAAAGGACGCGGTAAAATGCAGGGCGTTGGCCCCGGTCAATAGCTGGTATTTACCCGTGGAGGCCCGGCCGGACGAGGCGACTGCGAGGCGTCTCAAGGACTTGCTGGAACTCGCTCAAGCGCGTTCTAAAAACCGCGAGGCAGGCTCATGA
- the kdsB gene encoding 3-deoxy-manno-octulosonate cytidylyltransferase: protein MTAFTVIIPARHASTRLPGKPLLPLGGRPIIEHVWNAAVSSGADRVIIATDHTGIRDCATAFGAEVCMTGTAHRSGTERIAEVVHTAGLDDESIIVNLQGDEPLMPGYLLALVAETLAGAPESVMATLATPLIDADELHDPHAVKLVTGHDGRALYFSRAPIPWDREGHPAWQMSVARRHLGLYAYRAGFLKRYPMLPKSPLEELEQLEQLRVLQTGERIQVAEVVDRPGHGIDTERDLAAAEAALIHRS, encoded by the coding sequence ATGACCGCGTTCACCGTTATCATCCCGGCCCGTCATGCCTCGACCAGGCTTCCCGGTAAACCGCTGCTACCGCTGGGCGGTCGGCCGATCATCGAACATGTCTGGAATGCCGCCGTGTCGAGCGGTGCCGATCGGGTGATCATCGCCACGGACCATACCGGCATTCGTGACTGTGCGACGGCCTTTGGGGCTGAAGTCTGCATGACCGGGACAGCGCACCGAAGCGGCACCGAGCGGATTGCCGAAGTTGTGCATACCGCTGGGCTTGATGATGAGTCCATTATCGTCAATCTGCAGGGCGACGAGCCGCTGATGCCGGGCTATCTCCTGGCCTTGGTCGCGGAGACACTTGCCGGCGCGCCCGAATCGGTGATGGCCACCCTCGCGACGCCGCTTATCGACGCCGACGAGTTGCATGACCCTCATGCAGTCAAGCTCGTGACCGGGCACGATGGCCGGGCGCTTTATTTCAGTCGCGCCCCCATCCCCTGGGACCGGGAAGGCCACCCGGCCTGGCAGATGTCGGTAGCCCGGCGTCATCTGGGGCTATATGCCTATCGGGCCGGTTTTCTCAAGCGCTATCCGATGCTGCCGAAAAGCCCCCTGGAAGAGCTGGAGCAACTGGAGCAGCTTCGCGTTCTACAGACAGGGGAGCGAATCCAGGTGGCGGAGGTCGTCGATCGCCCCGGGCATGGCATTGATACGGAGCGGGATCTAGCCGCGGCGGAGGCGGCGCTCATCCACCGCTCGTAA
- the rne gene encoding ribonuclease E, with amino-acid sequence MKRMLVNATQPEELRVALVDGQSLYDLDIETPARERKKANIYKGRITRVEPSLEAAFVQYGAERHGFLPFKEIAREYFSGDADPARASIADVIKEGLEVVVQVEKEERGNKGAALTTFISLAGRYLVLMPNNPRAGGVSRRIEGPERNEIRDALRELDVPEGMGLIVRTAGVGRNAEELQWDLDYLRNLWSAVGKAAETKSAPFLIYQESNVIIRALRDYLRSDIGEILIDDRDVYERAREFVQQVMPHNLQKLKFYDDKVPLFSRYQIESQIESAFQREVRLPSGGVIVIDHTEALISIDINSARATKGADIEETALKTNVEAAEEIARQLRLRDLGGLIVIDFIDMGPNRNQREVENRLRDAVKQDRARVQVGRISRFGLLEMSRQRLRSSLGESSLELCSRCSGQGTVRSVESLALSVLRIIEEEAMKDKTGKVVAQLPVDVATFLLNEKRGILDTIETRNGIDVILIPNRGLETPHYELQRVRTDEETEAETSYQMAGEDIQPSRAEELLTAERPRAEKPVVSGVSPATPAPTPTRKAESAPAERAPAASASTPTGNGAADESGRGPGLIGWLKRLVSGESETAGDASADAHATTASGEAEASASDGTPRERGRSSGDRRRRSSGGSSGGSSQGGRRSGQRRSRASTSGNGKAAGPRAESEKTRATAEGNQKPADAETVESTTESTEKTSSESAEARQSATAGAAGSGSRSRRGRRGGRRRRRSGNGQGSEAGTSATPDEAKAKEQDAGPVEKVDAEPVEKTEPEAAEASKAAAEGKGEQKPRSRTRRRSNGGSGNSETAARSECTQTRSAQADDPRRWPGRPRLPAASADGDTSDQPNAD; translated from the coding sequence ATGAAAAGAATGCTCGTCAATGCAACCCAGCCCGAAGAGCTGCGCGTTGCACTGGTCGACGGCCAGTCACTCTACGACCTGGATATCGAAACACCGGCACGGGAGCGTAAAAAGGCCAATATCTACAAGGGGCGGATTACGCGGGTCGAGCCGAGCCTCGAGGCCGCGTTCGTTCAGTACGGTGCCGAGCGTCACGGCTTCCTGCCCTTCAAGGAAATCGCCCGCGAGTACTTCAGCGGCGACGCCGATCCCGCCAGGGCCTCCATTGCCGACGTCATCAAGGAAGGCCTCGAGGTTGTGGTACAGGTCGAGAAGGAGGAGCGCGGCAACAAGGGGGCTGCGCTGACCACCTTCATCAGTCTCGCCGGTCGCTACCTTGTCCTGATGCCCAACAACCCGCGGGCCGGCGGTGTCTCGCGCCGCATCGAGGGGCCTGAGCGCAACGAAATCCGCGATGCCCTCAGGGAACTCGACGTACCGGAGGGCATGGGGCTGATCGTGCGCACCGCCGGCGTCGGCCGTAATGCCGAAGAGCTGCAGTGGGATCTGGATTACCTGCGCAACCTCTGGAGCGCGGTCGGGAAAGCGGCCGAGACGAAGTCCGCCCCCTTCCTGATCTACCAGGAGAGCAACGTCATCATCCGGGCACTGCGCGATTACCTGCGCTCGGATATCGGCGAAATCCTCATCGATGACCGCGATGTCTATGAGCGTGCCCGGGAGTTCGTCCAGCAGGTGATGCCCCATAACCTGCAGAAGCTCAAGTTCTACGACGACAAGGTGCCACTGTTCAGCCGCTATCAGATCGAGAGCCAGATTGAATCGGCCTTCCAGCGCGAGGTTCGGCTACCCAGCGGTGGCGTGATCGTCATTGACCATACCGAGGCGCTGATCTCGATCGATATCAACTCCGCCCGCGCCACCAAGGGCGCCGATATCGAAGAGACCGCCCTCAAGACCAATGTGGAGGCCGCGGAGGAAATCGCGCGCCAGCTGCGCCTGCGCGATCTTGGCGGTCTGATCGTGATCGATTTCATCGACATGGGCCCCAACCGCAATCAGCGGGAGGTCGAAAACCGGCTCCGTGACGCGGTCAAACAGGATCGGGCGCGCGTCCAGGTCGGTCGGATCTCCCGGTTTGGTCTACTGGAGATGTCCCGACAGCGCCTGCGCTCCTCTCTCGGAGAGTCCTCTCTTGAGCTCTGCAGCCGATGCAGTGGCCAGGGGACGGTACGCAGCGTGGAATCCCTCGCCCTCTCGGTGCTGCGGATCATCGAAGAAGAAGCCATGAAGGATAAAACCGGCAAGGTCGTCGCGCAGCTGCCGGTTGACGTGGCCACATTCCTGCTCAACGAAAAGCGGGGAATCCTCGATACCATCGAGACCCGGAACGGCATCGACGTCATCCTCATTCCCAATCGCGGTCTGGAAACGCCCCACTACGAGCTGCAGCGGGTGCGTACCGATGAGGAGACGGAAGCCGAAACGAGTTACCAGATGGCGGGTGAAGACATCCAGCCCAGTCGTGCCGAGGAATTGCTCACGGCCGAACGTCCACGGGCGGAGAAGCCAGTGGTGAGTGGTGTCAGTCCGGCCACGCCGGCGCCAACGCCAACCCGCAAGGCGGAGAGCGCCCCTGCCGAGCGCGCACCGGCCGCGAGCGCATCAACGCCGACGGGAAACGGCGCCGCCGACGAATCAGGACGGGGGCCGGGCCTGATCGGCTGGCTCAAGCGCCTGGTGAGTGGCGAATCCGAAACCGCCGGCGATGCATCCGCGGACGCTCATGCCACCACCGCCAGTGGTGAGGCGGAGGCGTCTGCCAGCGACGGTACACCGCGTGAGCGCGGCCGCAGCAGCGGCGACCGCCGACGTCGGAGCAGTGGGGGTAGCAGCGGGGGCAGCAGTCAGGGCGGCCGACGCAGTGGCCAGCGTCGTTCGCGCGCCTCGACCAGCGGCAATGGCAAGGCCGCTGGCCCACGCGCGGAGAGCGAGAAAACCCGGGCCACTGCGGAGGGTAACCAAAAGCCTGCTGACGCCGAGACGGTCGAGTCAACCACCGAGAGCACGGAAAAGACCTCGTCCGAGAGCGCCGAGGCCCGTCAATCCGCGACCGCTGGAGCCGCCGGAAGCGGTTCACGTAGCCGGCGTGGCCGGCGCGGCGGCCGCCGGCGTCGTCGCAGTGGGAACGGCCAGGGCAGCGAAGCAGGCACCTCGGCAACGCCTGATGAGGCGAAGGCGAAGGAACAGGATGCCGGCCCGGTCGAGAAGGTAGACGCCGAGCCGGTGGAGAAAACCGAGCCAGAGGCAGCCGAAGCGAGCAAGGCGGCGGCTGAGGGTAAAGGGGAGCAGAAGCCCCGCAGCCGGACACGGCGCCGATCGAATGGCGGTAGCGGCAACTCGGAGACGGCAGCCCGCAGTGAATGCACACAGACCCGATCTGCCCAGGCTGACGATCCACGGCGCTGGCCTGGGAGGCCTCGCCTGCCAGCGGCATCGGCGGATGGTGACACCTCGGACCAGCCCAACGCCGACTGA
- a CDS encoding RluA family pseudouridine synthase: MAGVRTETVPEELAGQRIDNYLLRVLKGVPKTRIYRLLRRGEVRVNGGRARPATRLSAGDRVRIPPVREATGGEPMKPSAQIMRRLEAAIIHEDERILVVDKPSGLAVHGGSGIAYGVVEALRLMRPQARFLDLAHRLDRETSGCLVLAKRRSSLRALHAEFREGRVDKRYLALVHGRFSDGTRRVEAPLRPEAGKGGERLMRVHPEGVSARTDFRCLRSYGSWSLVEAILHTGRMHQIRAHAASIGHPVAMDHRYGSRVADQEIRPLGLRRLFLHASSLGFEAPHCGRIEVETPLPDELAKLLERLADD, translated from the coding sequence GTGGCAGGCGTGCGGACCGAGACCGTCCCTGAGGAACTCGCGGGGCAACGCATTGACAACTATCTGCTCCGCGTACTCAAGGGCGTGCCGAAGACCCGGATCTATCGACTCTTGCGGCGGGGAGAGGTGAGAGTGAATGGCGGACGGGCTCGACCGGCGACGCGTTTGAGCGCCGGTGATCGTGTCCGCATCCCGCCCGTGCGAGAGGCCACCGGCGGAGAACCGATGAAGCCCTCCGCACAGATCATGCGCCGACTCGAGGCCGCCATCATCCACGAGGACGAACGTATCCTTGTCGTTGACAAGCCATCCGGGCTCGCCGTGCATGGCGGCTCGGGCATCGCCTATGGCGTTGTGGAAGCGCTGCGACTGATGAGGCCTCAGGCCCGTTTCCTTGATCTGGCCCACCGCCTCGATCGGGAAACCAGTGGCTGCCTGGTGCTTGCCAAGCGTCGCTCCAGCCTGCGTGCTCTGCATGCCGAGTTTCGGGAGGGGCGGGTCGATAAACGCTACCTCGCACTCGTGCATGGCCGCTTCAGTGACGGCACCCGACGTGTCGAAGCTCCCCTGCGGCCCGAGGCCGGAAAGGGCGGTGAGCGCTTAATGCGGGTGCATCCGGAGGGGGTCAGCGCACGAACCGATTTCCGTTGTCTGCGGTCATACGGATCGTGGAGTCTGGTGGAGGCAATTCTGCACACCGGGCGAATGCACCAGATCCGCGCGCATGCGGCGTCCATTGGCCATCCGGTGGCCATGGATCATCGTTACGGCAGTCGTGTCGCCGACCAGGAGATTCGGCCCCTGGGGCTCCGTCGCCTGTTTCTGCATGCGTCGAGCCTTGGTTTCGAGGCGCCGCACTGTGGGCGCATCGAGGTCGAGACCCCTTTGCCGGATGAACTTGCCAAGCTGCTTGAGCGCCTTGCCGATGACTGA
- a CDS encoding S49 family peptidase, producing MGDEEKWARESLREIALEGIRERRRARRWAIFMRLLFLAVIVTLFFFTLRPSLQMGESAVTGPHTAVVQINGPIMAGRPANADRIIQGLEAAFEAAGARGVLLEINSPGGSPVASSRIYQAIDRLREAHPGKPVHAVAGDMMASGAYYVAAAADQIHVDGASIIGSIGVVSRGFGFSDAIQRLGIERRVYTAGDEKAGMDPFTPPEPGQVERLRGMLDGIHDQFIAAVREGRGDRLTGNPETLFSGRVWTGSQGIEQGLADGFGSPESVAREVIGAPDRVNYMPRRGLLDRALEQIGSAAVAAWVELQSPLNLR from the coding sequence ATGGGTGATGAGGAGAAATGGGCCAGAGAGAGCCTGCGCGAAATCGCCCTCGAGGGCATACGCGAGCGGCGCCGAGCCCGACGCTGGGCGATCTTCATGCGATTGCTCTTCCTGGCCGTCATCGTCACGTTGTTTTTCTTCACGCTGCGTCCCAGCCTGCAGATGGGCGAGAGCGCGGTCACCGGCCCGCATACAGCGGTCGTGCAAATCAACGGGCCGATCATGGCCGGCCGTCCCGCCAATGCGGACCGCATCATTCAGGGGCTGGAGGCGGCGTTCGAGGCCGCCGGCGCGCGGGGTGTGCTGCTGGAAATCAATAGCCCCGGTGGCTCGCCGGTTGCCTCAAGCCGGATCTATCAGGCCATCGACCGACTGCGCGAGGCCCACCCCGGGAAGCCGGTGCACGCCGTGGCCGGTGACATGATGGCCTCCGGGGCCTATTACGTTGCCGCCGCCGCCGATCAGATCCATGTCGACGGCGCCTCAATCATCGGCTCCATTGGCGTCGTGAGTCGGGGTTTCGGGTTCAGTGATGCCATCCAGCGGCTTGGTATCGAGCGACGCGTCTACACGGCCGGCGACGAGAAGGCCGGTATGGACCCGTTCACTCCACCCGAGCCAGGCCAGGTGGAGAGACTCCGGGGCATGCTTGACGGGATCCACGACCAATTCATTGCGGCCGTCCGCGAGGGGCGCGGCGACCGACTGACCGGCAATCCAGAGACGCTTTTCTCGGGTCGGGTCTGGACCGGAAGCCAGGGCATTGAGCAGGGGCTCGCGGACGGTTTTGGCAGCCCCGAGAGCGTCGCCCGCGAAGTGATCGGCGCACCCGATCGGGTGAACTACATGCCACGGCGCGGGCTGCTGGATCGGGCGCTGGAGCAGATCGGCAGCGCCGCGGTGGCCGCCTGGGTGGAGTTGCAAAGCCCGCTCAACCTGCGCTGA
- a CDS encoding Maf family protein, whose product MTEIVLASSSPYRAELLGRLQLDFEQIAPEIDESIASGETADQYVCRLAREKALAVAERHPDRIVIGSDQCSECRGQILGKPGRIDRAIEQLTNASGQRVTLSTAVAVYDPDTAHVEVALVPTHVHFRRLNRSAIERYVNLEKPLDCAGAFRAEGLGIALFERIQSDDPNAIIGLPLIALTRLLARIGIVRP is encoded by the coding sequence ATGACCGAAATCGTACTGGCCTCCAGCTCACCCTATCGAGCCGAGCTGCTCGGTCGTCTGCAACTGGATTTCGAACAGATCGCCCCGGAGATCGATGAATCGATCGCTTCGGGCGAAACGGCCGACCAGTATGTCTGTCGCCTGGCCCGAGAAAAGGCGCTGGCGGTCGCCGAGCGACACCCCGACCGAATCGTGATCGGCTCGGATCAGTGCAGTGAATGCCGCGGGCAGATCCTTGGCAAACCCGGGCGCATCGATCGGGCCATCGAGCAATTAACGAATGCCTCCGGTCAGCGGGTCACCCTGTCCACCGCTGTCGCCGTCTATGATCCCGATACGGCGCATGTCGAAGTAGCGCTGGTGCCGACCCACGTACACTTCCGGCGACTGAACCGCAGCGCAATCGAGCGCTACGTCAACCTTGAGAAGCCGCTCGACTGTGCCGGCGCCTTTCGCGCCGAGGGACTGGGCATCGCCTTGTTCGAGCGCATTCAGAGCGATGATCCAAACGCGATCATCGGCCTGCCGCTGATTGCCCTCACCAGGCTCCTTGCCCGCATCGGCATTGTCCGCCCTTGA
- a CDS encoding YceD family protein, translating to MTELPARIELDRLSRGHHEWAGSLPAGATPRLAELGASLGSAEAAFSVEIGEDRPRVEGTCLGRVTVRCERCLEPMEVTVAGEFALVTVDRIEEADDLGPDEPVVVASRGQLDVLPMIEDELILGLPVVSRHERADCDGGQRHFGPPGESAPARDNPFNVLESLRKGETGEDH from the coding sequence GTGACTGAACTGCCGGCGCGAATCGAGCTCGATCGGCTCTCCCGCGGCCACCACGAATGGGCGGGATCCCTGCCGGCGGGGGCGACACCACGGCTCGCCGAGCTGGGTGCGTCACTGGGTAGTGCCGAGGCAGCGTTCTCGGTGGAGATTGGCGAGGACCGGCCCCGTGTCGAGGGCACATGCCTTGGCCGGGTCACGGTTCGGTGCGAGCGCTGCCTGGAGCCGATGGAAGTGACGGTTGCGGGCGAATTCGCGCTGGTGACGGTCGATCGAATCGAGGAAGCCGACGACCTGGGGCCGGATGAACCCGTCGTCGTCGCCTCCAGAGGGCAGCTCGACGTGTTGCCCATGATTGAGGACGAGCTCATTCTGGGGCTGCCGGTGGTATCGCGACATGAGCGCGCGGACTGCGACGGGGGTCAGCGGCACTTCGGGCCGCCGGGTGAATCGGCGCCCGCCAGAGACAATCCGTTCAACGTGCTCGAATCGCTCCGCAAGGGCGAAACGGGCGAAGATCACTAA
- the rpmF gene encoding 50S ribosomal protein L32: MAVQKSKKTPSRRGMRRSHDALQGPTLSVDSATGETHRRHHISADGYYRGRKVTAGRDE, translated from the coding sequence ATGGCCGTACAGAAATCGAAGAAGACCCCCTCCCGTCGCGGCATGCGTCGCAGCCACGACGCGCTCCAGGGGCCGACGCTGAGCGTGGACAGCGCTACTGGGGAGACCCATCGCCGTCACCACATCTCGGCGGATGGCTACTACCGCGGGCGGAAAGTGACCGCGGGCCGCGACGAGTAA